CTACCTGTCGAAGTTCGGCAGCGTCGTCTACATGATCCACCGCCGCGATCAGCTGCGGGCGTCGAAGATTATGGCGGACCGAGCGATCGCCAATCCGAAAATCAACATCCAGTGGAACACAGAAGTTGACGAAGTGATCGGCGACGACGCCACTGGCGTGAAGGGCGTGCGGCTCAAGTCGACGACCGGCGACGGCAAGACGATCGATCTCGATGCCACGGGCATGTTCGTCGCGATCGGCCATACGCCGAACACGCGGTTCCTCGAAGGCCACCTCGAGATGACGTCGAAGAAGTATCTCAAGTGGACGGTGCCGTTCCGCACCAACACGAGCGTCGAAGGGGTCTTCGCCGCGGGCGACGTGGCGGACGATTACTATCGGCAAGCGATCACCGCCGCCGGCAGCGGCTGCATGGCGGCGATCGACGCGGAGCGCTGGTTGGCTTCGCAGGGGCTGTAAATACTAGCAGTTCTTTGATGATGCTGGGGCTGGGGCCTAAATTCAAAAAATGCTTAAACACAGAGAGCACAGAGGACACAGAGAGATTTAGTAAATTTCACAAATTTGCATTGACTCTGTGTTCTCTGTGAACTCTGTGTTTAAGAATTAATCGGCCAGCAAGTACGCAGGCGACGGTCGATATCAACATTGCACCAGGGATGACGCGATGGAAAAGCTTTCAGTCTGGGCGGCTCGGCAGGCAGAGGCGATTGGCAAGCAGGCGACGCTGCAAGGTTGGGTGCGCACGCGTCGCGACTCGAAGGGGGGCTTCAGCTTCATCGAGCTGAACGACGGCTCCTGCCTCGCCAACATTCAGATCGTCGCGGACGCGCAGCTACCAAATTATGAAGCAGAAATAAAACATCTCAGCGCTGGTTGCAGCATTACGGTTCACGGCGAAGTGAAACCTTCAGGCGGCAAGGAGCAGGCGACCGAGCTGCTCGCGAGCGAGGTGATCGTCCACGGCCTCGCCGACCCCGACGACTACCCGCTGCAAAAGAAGCGGCACACGCTCGAAAAGCTTCGTGAGTGGGCGCACCTCCGCCCGCGGACGAACACGATGGGCGCCGTGATGCGGGTGCGAAACCGCATCTGCCGCTCGATCCACGATTTCTTCCAAGAAGAAGGCTTCCTCTACGTCCACACGCCGATCATCACTGCCAGCGATTGCGAAGGCGCTGGCGAGATGTTCCGCGTGAGCACGATCGACCCCGCCAATCCGCCGAAGACGGCAGACGGCAAGGTCGACTACGCTCAAGACTTCTTCGGCAAGCCGGCGTTCCTCACGGTCTCCGGCCAGCTCGAGGGTGAAATCTACGCGACCGCACTCGGCAAGATCTACACCTTCGGCCCAACGTTCCGCGCGGAGAATTCGAACACCTCGCGCCACTTGGCCGAGTTCTGGATGGTCGAGCCCGAGGCGGCGTTCTTCGATCTCTACGACGACATGGCGCTCGCTGAGCGGTTCCTCAAACGCATCGTCAACGACGTGCTTGCCGACTGCCAGGAAGA
This sequence is a window from Lacipirellula parvula. Protein-coding genes within it:
- the asnS gene encoding asparagine--tRNA ligase produces the protein MEKLSVWAARQAEAIGKQATLQGWVRTRRDSKGGFSFIELNDGSCLANIQIVADAQLPNYEAEIKHLSAGCSITVHGEVKPSGGKEQATELLASEVIVHGLADPDDYPLQKKRHTLEKLREWAHLRPRTNTMGAVMRVRNRICRSIHDFFQEEGFLYVHTPIITASDCEGAGEMFRVSTIDPANPPKTADGKVDYAQDFFGKPAFLTVSGQLEGEIYATALGKIYTFGPTFRAENSNTSRHLAEFWMVEPEAAFFDLYDDMALAERFLKRIVNDVLADCQEDMAFFQERIDNTIMAALETVRDRDFLRLSYTEAVEILEKSGEKFEYPVKWGSDLQAEHERYLTEKKFNAPVILYDYPRGIKAFYMRVNDDGKTVRAMDVLVPRVGEIIGGSQREERLDVLIERMKEQDLNPDDYWWYLDLRRFGTVPHAGFGLGLERIVQFVTGMANIRDVIPFPRTPGSAEF